A single window of Plutella xylostella chromosome 25, ilPluXylo3.1, whole genome shotgun sequence DNA harbors:
- the LOC125490571 gene encoding uncharacterized protein LOC125490571 has product MFLNIVAGGSPSPGTSQQSAIKSIYQSIHNIWGAPGSSVASSISSMESQLVEETFVTPVSSTGDLLALSPGAGADLLTGEPELCDVTMHDAAADDMFIDATSLDYLVRCAESNRNLTMIDRGKESLYVKFDPLYSRQKQASQHLQSLSMSHANECDVGYETGSAASVYTDNMIGTPKRSMSTDSMMFSFSKDNKPTQRVRPAIKKEVPEGGVNITHSTPALVRSVSAILTPSRVAIDRLISITGNTPPINMQHAHSEQFNTHQLDHLQSLRNILQKQDQEVMQLRQENRELRTSLQDTEHKLHRTEEDMQDKIKKMTEEKEKLLEREIRLEQQINEKNVCNKQMSIVMEEYEKTISSLIGEQQKENLQAKEAQEQLQAERDDALRHLTNMEASFNDLLSKYEKCKSVILETKDRETSLLRKITEYEEGMKKYDDLYSKLKEVTSESLAKANETLDNIKKTHCYEMAKLNATIKKNELNMSSLQESLQQKTRENAELTKICDQLIASVR; this is encoded by the coding sequence ATGTTTTTAAACATCGTTGCCGGTGGAAGCCCTTCGCCTGGAACATCACAACAGAGtgcaataaaaagtatttaccAGTCGATACACAACATTTGGGGTGCTCCTGGTAGCAGTGTGGCGAGTAGCATCAGCAGTATGGAGTCGCAGTTGGTGGAGGAGACGTTCGTGACGCCGGTGTCGTCGACGGGCGACCTGCTGGCGCTGTCTCCCGGCGCCGGCGCGGACCTGCTCACCGGCGAGCCCGAGCTGTGTGACGTCACCATGCacgacgccgccgccgacgaCATGTTTATCGACGCCACCAGCCTCGACTACCTCGTGCGCTGCGCCGAGTCCAACCGCAACCTCACCATGATCGACCGCGGCAAGGAAAGCCTCTACGTTAAGTTTGACCCATTGTACTCGAGACAGAAACAGGCCTCTCAGCATCTGCAATCTCTGTCAATGTCACACGCCAATGAGTGTGATGTTGGATATGAAACTGGAAGTGCAGCATCAGTGTACACTGACAACATGATTGGCACACCGAAGCGGTCCATGTCTACTGATTCCATGATGTTTAGCTTTTCTAAGGACAATAAGCCAACACAAAGGGTACGTCCAGCTATCAAGAAAGAGGTTCCTGAAGGTGGAGTCAACATCACACACTCAACACCAGCACTAGTCAGAAGTGTGTCAGCTATCCTGACTCCGTCTCGAGTAGCAATAGACAGACTTATCAGTATCACAGGAAACACTCCTCCTATAAACATGCAGCACGCACACAGCGAGCAGTTCAACACGCACCAGCTGGACCACCTGCAGTCCTTGAGGAACATCCTGCAGAAGCAGGACCAGGAGGTGATGCAGCTCCGACAGGAGAACAGAGAGCTCCGGACCTCCCTGCAGGACACTGAACACAAACTGCACAGGACAGAAGAAGACATgcaagataaaataaaaaagatgacTGAAGAGAAAGAAAAGTTGCTGGAGAGAGAGATACGGTTAGAACAACAAATTAATGAAAAGAATGTCTGCAACAAACAAATGAGTATTGTGATGGAAGAGTATGAGAAAACTATATCATCATTAATAGGAGAGCAACAGAAAGAGAACTTGCAGGCAAAAGAAGCTCAGGAACAGCTTCAGGCAGAGAGAGATGATGCACTGAGACATCTTACCAACATGGAGGCATCCTTCAATGATCTCTTGTCAAAGTATGAGAAATGCAAGAGTGTCATACTTGAAACTAAAGATAGAGAGACGAGCCTGTTGAGAAAAATTACAGAGTATGAGGAAGGCATGAAGAAATATGATGACTTGTACTCAAAACTGAAAGAGGTGACTTCAGAAAGCTTGGCTAAAGCCAATGAGACACTGGACAACATTAAGAAAACACATTGCTATGAAATGGCTAAACTCAATGCAACTATCAAAAAGAATGAATTAAATATGTCTTCATTACAAGAATCCCTGCAACAGAAGACAAGGGAGAATGCCGAGTTAACGAAAATATGTGATCAGCTGATTGCATCTGTCCGTTGA
- the LOC105398461 gene encoding probable glucosamine 6-phosphate N-acetyltransferase isoform X2 — MYIFCCKRISQDVKPSEYLYNPEILTRLDFSRSPATFSPKISAAQPGEEWLKVRPLQRSDYDKGFLQLLGQLTSVGNVSKKQFDERFTQMKQSGGYYVTVIEDTRVGRLIGAATLTVEQKFIHNCSLRGRLEDVVVNDTYRGKQLGKLIVVTVSLLAQEVGCYKMSLDCKDKLIKFYETLGYKMEAGNSNAMNMR; from the exons atgtatattttctgtTGCAAAAGGATCAGCCaa GATGTCAAGCCATCTGAGTATCTGTACAACCCTGAGATACTCACGAGGCTCGACTTCAGCCGGAGCCCAGCCACATTTAGCCCCAAGATAAGTGCGGCTCAACCCGGTGAGGAATGGCTCAAAGTGCGTCCACTACAGCGCTCAGACTATGATAAAGGATTTCTTCAACTTCTTGGACAGTTGACCAGTGTCGGAAATGTCTCTAAAAAGCAGTTTGATG AGCGCTTCACGCAGATGAAGCAATCGGGCGGGTACTACGTGACGGTGATTGAAGATACGCGCGTGGGCCGGCTCATCGGCGCCGCCACGCTCACCGTGGAACAGAAGTTCATTCACAACTGCTCCTTG cGCGGTCGTCTCGAAGATGTCGTGGTGAATGACACTTACAGAGGAAAGCAGCTAGGAAAATT GATCGTAGTGACGGTGTCGCTGCTGGCTCAGGAGGTGGGGTGCTACAAGATGTCGCTGGACTGCAAGGACAAGCTCATCAAGTTCTATGAGACGCTCGGCTACAAGATGGAGGCCGGCAACTCTAACGCTATGAATATGaggtaa
- the LOC105398459 gene encoding complex I intermediate-associated protein 30, mitochondrial, with product MALLQSNLVINILNHSIRKYSVLCSVYSSRTLLNRSKQCQFIPDRCLFWEKERKGGYNTTIKTPILDQIKNGFKELKSETILFTKEVKELVEMDPLLVARPGETDLVWCFNDASVLDKFVATSDSDHNEGFSSCKLEPSPAGRALFHGHLDLRVPKDGRIKKAGYCAIRSKRVRKSFKRESTFDWNLYNTLVLKVRGDGRSYLLNLSTEGYYDITWNDIYHYVLFTRGGPYWQVAKIPFSKFILGSKGRVQDKQTRIRLDKVTHFGISCGDKIPGPFNLEIEYVGLELDPSHDEEFAYEMYKTDKYIVGV from the exons ATGGCTTTACTTCAATCTAATTTAGTTATAAACATACTCAACCATAGTATCCGTAAATATTCAGTTTTATGTTCAGTATATTCTAGCAGAACTCTTTTAAACCGTTCTAAACAATGCCAATTTATACCTGACCGATGCTTATTTTGGGAAaaggaaagaaaaggaggTTACAATACCACGATAAAAACACCAATATTAGACCAAATAAAAAATGGGTTTAAAGAATTAAAATCTGAAACTATTCTATTTACTAAGGAAGTTAAAGAACTTGTGGAAATGGATCCGTTACTTGTTGCTAGACCTG GTGAGACCGACCTGGTGTGGTGTTTCAACGACGCGAGCGTCTTGGACAAGTTCGTGGCGACCAGCGACAGCGACCACAACGAGGGGTTCAGCTCATGCAA GCTGGAGCCGAGCCCGGCGGGGCGCGCGCTGTTCCACGGCCACCTAGACCTGAGAGTGCCAAAGGACGGACGCATCAAGAAGGCCGGCTATTGCGCTATTCGCTCCAAGCGGGTTCGG AAATCCTTCAAGCGCGAGTCGACCTTCGACTGGAACCTGTACAACACGCTGGTGCTGAAGGTGCGCGGCGACGGGCGCTCCTACCTGCTGAACCTGTCCACGGAGGGCTACTACGACATCACGTGGAACGACATCTACCACTATGTGCTGTTCACACGCGGCGGGCCCTACTGGCAGGTCGCTAAG ATACCATTTTCTAAGTTCATCTTAGGCTCGAAGGGTCGAGTGCAGGACAAACAGACGAGGATACGGCTGGACAAAGTTACACACTTCGGAATCTCGTGCGGGGATAAAATCCCTGGGCCTTTCAATTTGGAAATAGAATATGTTG GTTTAGAGTTGGACCCCAGCCATGATGAAGAATTCGCCTACGAGATGTACAAAACTGACAAGTACATTGTGGGTGTTTAG
- the LOC105395188 gene encoding transforming acidic coiled-coil-containing protein 3: MSGTEQNLLNSLQQLSVQPTHSGHTEKPTQVVTPAVKQSTAKVAPVKATTVSPAIATIDRLLTLGGNLPPPPPVITRTSEMDPHTVEQLRAVKELLTTQEEEAQSLREINHDLRERLEECENKIKKLAEQNEEYAEKEKSLSQRVAEKVRNNKQMSVVMEEYERTISSLIGEREAESKRWAEERSTLVRERDEAAAHLGSMEHAFNDVHTKYERCKAIIQGYKSNEETLKRTVEENNDAIQKLEARYETLRQHAMQQLNKANTELDAVKKTHHTEILKLNAMLKKSEVHASSLQESLAQKIKDNEELTAICDELINKVG; encoded by the coding sequence ATGTCAGGTACAGAGCAGAACTTGTTGAACTCTTTGCAACAATTGTCTGTTCAACCAACACACAGTGGGCACACGGAGAAACCTACCCAGGTGGTGACCCCAGCTGTGAAGCAATCTACAGCAAAAGTCGCTCCTGTGAAGGCCACCACAGTATCTCCTGCTATTGCTACCATTGACCGCCTGTTGACTCTTGGTGGTAACCTCCCACCACCTCCGCCTGTCATCACAAGGACCTCAGAAATGGATCCCCACACTGTGGAACAGCTGCGTGCAGTCAAGGAGCTACTCACAACGCAAGAAGAAGAAGCTCAAAGCCTCAGAGAGATTAACCATGACTTACGAGAAAGACTAGAAGAgtgtgaaaataaaataaagaagttGGCTGAGCAAAATGAGGAATATGCTGAAAAAGAGAAATCCTTATCCCAGCGTGTTGCAGAAAAGGTGAGGAACAACAAACAAATGAGTGTGGTTATGGAGGAATATGAAAGAACAATTTCATCATTGATTGGAGAAAGAGAAGCAGAGTCTAAAAGATGGGCCGAAGAGAGATCCACACTtgtgagagagagagatgaGGCTGCAGCCCACCTCGGGTCTATGGAGCATGCATTCAATGATGTGCACACCAAATATGAGAGATGCAAGGCCATAATCCAAGGATATAAGAGTAATGAGGAGACTCTGAAAAGGACTGTAGAGGAGAACAATGATGCAATTCAGAAACTTGAGGCAAGATATGAAACACTGAGGCAGCATGCCATGCAACAACTTAATAAGGCTAATACAGAGTTGGATGCTGTTAAAAAAACTCATCATACAGAAATACTTAAACTGAATGCTATGTTGAAGAAGAGTGAGGTCCATGCGTCCTCCTTGCAGGAGTCTTTGGCACAGAAGATCAAAGATAATGAGGAACTTACAGCCATCTGCGATGAGCTTATCAACAAGGTTGGTTAA
- the LOC105398455 gene encoding probable cardiolipin synthase (CMP-forming), which yields MRLISSVKLLKQLTTLHCYKANHDSLNIKRYFSILSSKNIIYHNTIKLSNICLYSDDHKKQFVKKTEVLKDAFEHRKEQLKDTEHRIRQKGEKIIKDIKHQREVTGQIIRDRKDHIVKDILETKAKVKERFEEVVEKENIYTIPNVLCVTRIVMSPYLGYVILQDNYNLALGLLVFAGVTDMLDGWIARTWKGQSTKMGSFLDPMADKVLIATLFISLTWQNLIPLPLTMLIVARDVALVIAGFVIRYMSLPPPRTLSRYFDVTHATAQLEPTLISKVNTFIQLVLVGTALASPVFGFVDHPAMTALCGVTAASTVASAASYIISKNTYKFLKKKS from the exons ATGAGACTTATATCCTCAGTTAAGTTGCTGAAGCAACTTACAACTTTGCATTGCTATAAGGCAAACCATGATAGCTTAAACATTAAAAGATATTTCTCAATTCTGAgctcaaaaaatattatttaccatAACACCATTAAGCTATCTAATATCTGTCTGTACtctgatgatcataaaaagcAATTTGTTAAAAAGACAGAAGTTTTGAAAGATGCATTTGAACATCGAAAAGAACAATTGAAAGATACAGAACATAGAATAAGGCAGAAAGgtgagaaaatcataaaagaTATAAAGCATCAGAGGGAAGTCACTGGACAAATCATAAGGGATAGAAAAGATCACATTGTGAAGGACATTTTAGAGACTAAAGCAAAAGTTAAAGAACGTTTTGAAGAAGTTGTTGAG aaagaaaatatttatacaatcCCAAATGTGCTCTGTGTAACAAGAATAGTGATGTCGCCATACTTGGGCTATGTCATACTACAAGATAATTATAACTTGGCTTTAGGACTTCTTGTCTTTGCTGGAGTTACAGATATG TTAGATGGTTGGATAGCAAGAACTTGGAAGGGACAGTCCACCAAGATGGGTTCTTTCCTCGATCCCATGGCTGACAAGGTGCTGATTGCAACTCTTTTCATATCACTAACTTGGCAGAACCTCATCCCCCTTCCACTCACAATGCTCATAGTTGCCAGGGATGTGGCACTGGTCATAGCCGGATTTGTGATCAGATACATGAGTTTACCACCACCT agGACACTCAGCAGGTACTTTGATGTGACTCATGCCACTGCTCAACTAGAGCCAACCCTCATTAGCAAAGTGAACACCTTTATACAACTTGTATTG GTTGGCACAGCCCTGGCGTCCCCAGTGTTTGGCTTCGTGGACCACCCGGCCATGACGGCGCTGTGCGGGGTCACCGCCGCCTCCACCGTGGCCTCCGCGGCCAGCTATATCATCTCCAAGAACACATACAAATTCCTCAAAAAGAAATCCTGA
- the LOC105398461 gene encoding probable glucosamine 6-phosphate N-acetyltransferase isoform X1: MYIFCCKRISQDVKPSEYLYNPEILTRLDFSRSPATFSPKISAAQPGEEWLKVRPLQRSDYDKGFLQLLGQLTSVGNVSKKQFDERFTQMKQSGGYYVTVIEDTRVGRLIGAATLTVEQKFIHNCSLRGRLEDVVVNDTYRGKQLGKLIVVTVSLLAQEVGCYKMSLDCKDKLIKFYETLGYKMEAGNSNAMNMRFEEPS; this comes from the exons atgtatattttctgtTGCAAAAGGATCAGCCaa GATGTCAAGCCATCTGAGTATCTGTACAACCCTGAGATACTCACGAGGCTCGACTTCAGCCGGAGCCCAGCCACATTTAGCCCCAAGATAAGTGCGGCTCAACCCGGTGAGGAATGGCTCAAAGTGCGTCCACTACAGCGCTCAGACTATGATAAAGGATTTCTTCAACTTCTTGGACAGTTGACCAGTGTCGGAAATGTCTCTAAAAAGCAGTTTGATG AGCGCTTCACGCAGATGAAGCAATCGGGCGGGTACTACGTGACGGTGATTGAAGATACGCGCGTGGGCCGGCTCATCGGCGCCGCCACGCTCACCGTGGAACAGAAGTTCATTCACAACTGCTCCTTG cGCGGTCGTCTCGAAGATGTCGTGGTGAATGACACTTACAGAGGAAAGCAGCTAGGAAAATT GATCGTAGTGACGGTGTCGCTGCTGGCTCAGGAGGTGGGGTGCTACAAGATGTCGCTGGACTGCAAGGACAAGCTCATCAAGTTCTATGAGACGCTCGGCTACAAGATGGAGGCCGGCAACTCTAACGCTATGAATATGag attCGAAGAGCCCTCTTGA